The sequence below is a genomic window from Oncorhynchus nerka isolate Pitt River linkage group LG7, Oner_Uvic_2.0, whole genome shotgun sequence.
attacagtactgacctaggtgatggtgttgatgttttacagtactgacctaggtgatgatgttttacagtactgacctaggtgatggtgtattacggtactgacctaggtgatggtgttgatgtattacGGTACTGACCTAAGTGATGGTGTATTACggtactgacctaggtgatggtgtattacggtactgacctaggtgatggtgtattacagtactgacctaggtgatggtgtattacagtactgacctatgtGAGGGTGTTGATGTATTACGGTACTCACCGAGGTGATGGTGTTGAGGGCGGTGTCAGCTCCGATGCTGAAGTCGGAGCCGGGTACGTTGTTGGAGACAGTGGCGGGGATGACCACCATGGGAATGCACAGCTCCTCATACTTCTCCCTGGCTGTCACCAGCTCCAGACCACCCATAAACGCCtggggaggggacaggaggagaggggagagactagACCTgatgtttacgaagcatgtgacaaatacaatttgatttgatttgattttgagagaTAGGTGAAAGGAGGGGAAGTGCAGCAGTGGGAGACTGAGGTACCGGGACTACTTGTCTTTTGTGGTTTTGTGGTTATACATTACATTGACACCTTAGTCATTTATCAATTTCAATTTAATGTTCTGAAGTAggtaagacaaccacatatcaaaaAGAAGACATGCATGTGATGGGGTAGTCTTAGGACTCTTACCTCAAACCCTCCAATTATTACCAGAGAGTGGATATTGAATTTAGCAATAGTCAAGCTGATTTCCTCAATGTACTTAGAAGGCAGGACTCTTCAAATGAAGAAGCAGACAGCAGTTATTGTGTGAAACATCAGTGATATACAGTACTCACAAGCAGGGGAAAGGTTTATCTTTTTGAATCTCTGCTCAAAAAATATTTGTACATTTTTTacataaaccctggattgctgataatatgtattggccaatgagaggctttgaagccaacaGTCGGTCATATTGACACTCCCaagtaggagcagtcctccataggaatgaatgggaTTCTacagtatagagagaaatagtaatgGCGTCTTTTGGTAGGCACTAACTCCGACACGGTTCGTTGGACAAAGCCTATGAGAAAATTGAATGCAGTTTTTGGATAAACGGCGAAAAATAAGGTCTGTGgaaaacacaggcttaggagatttCAAATATTTTGTTCAATGAGATAATCTTTTATCAGCTAACGTCACTTTTTGGGAATTTTGGGGAATTTACACTACCAgtaaaaagttttagaacacctactcattcaatggtttttatttattttttactattttctatttttatatagaggaaatttccacgacatactgcacttgaagaaactttcaacgtttttgacattttccggattgactgaccttcatgtcttaaagtaatgatggactgtcgtttctctttgcttatttgagctcttcttgccataatatggacttggtcttttaccaaatagggctatcttctgtataccacccctaccttgtcacaacacaactgattgactcaaacacattaagactgaaaaaaatccacaaatgtacttttaagaaggcacaactgttaattcaaatgcattccaggtgaccacctcatgaagctggttgagaaaatgctgtgcaaagctgtcatcaaggcaaagggtggctatttgaagaatctcaaatataaaatatatttagatttgtttaacacttttttggttcctacatgattccatatgtgttatttcatagttttgatgtcttcactattattctacaatgtagaaaacaatacaaataaagaaacccCTTGATTGAGtagatgttctaaaacttttTACTGGTAGTGTACATAGTAATGAACAACACATACATCACATAAAGGcatcataaaggtcatgttaactgactgctattatctcatagagcaaaacgtataagatctcctaagcctgttttaacctcagaccttattttcaaaaacattttttttccacATTCAATTTTGCCATTAGGATGTCTGAACAAATCAGAGGTAACTTATTTATGtgttttaggactacaagctggctAGCtctatttcaattaaatgtttcaaggacaaaatgtttttttttgttgcagtggggacagtaacattagtacttTCAAAATATTATACTATAaggaaaatgtttttatatattttttcatttttatttgtatgtttagctcacataaaataatttaaaagtatgcattaaggtgtctgtaatagaataaacaTGGTAAAAACAAGTAGAGATATACTTTTTTACTATGGTAGGGGATGCCAAGATGGAGGCGCAGTGGCTTCAAAACAAGACAcctgtcagtcatctagtgtatatataaatcattggttCCACCCCAGTTGACAATACAAACTGAGTTGAAAAAGAGATATGATGTAATACCTCTTGGTGCCCAACTCAGAGCCTCCCTTCCCAGTCCAGCCTGACACTCCTGTCCAGGTGATGGGCACGATCTGGTCAAGGGGTAAAGATCAGTGGTCAGAGGTTTCAAGCTTCACTGGACAATAATTATTGTACCAGGCCTTGTTCTATCTTTAGATTATAGATGGCCTGGTTCTGTAAACAACAAAGCATCCGAGCCTTATATACCATTATGTATAGGATTAAATGGACAaaagggacctgatcctagatcagcactcctactctgagatgattTATGAGTACAGGCCCTGATCAATAGAGGAGTTTAGGCTGAGACGAATGGGCTCTGCGTAGAGTGCAGTGCATAGTTAGTAATGTGTACGTACATTTCCGTGAGCGAGACCCTCAAACCCGTCATGAACGGCCAGCATATTGTGTCCCTGAATGATTCCAATCCTCACTGCAGAACGCACGGCAGCATTCATACCAGCACAGGGGGCACCGACGTTAACTATGGCCACATTAATGTTGCTCtgaaagggagaggtggagagaagaggagaggtggagagaagaggtgaggtggagagaagaggagaggaaaggtggagagaagaggaaaaaagTTGtggataagaggaggagagaaggggagaggagaggatatgtggagagagggggagaggtgagaagaggcgagaagaggtggagagaatgggagaggagagaaggtgagaggagaggtggaggtggagaggagaggagaggagaggagaggagaggagaggagaggagaggagaggagaggagaggagaggagagaatggtgaCATATTGATCTGTTAGTGCTCTAGTTTTGTAACTAATTTAATGCAACTCCTGTGTTAATTGTGTAGGTGTTGTCCCTTACCTTGGTATCTGGAGGGTTGATGTGGGCTAGCATCTTGTATGTGTTCCAGTTGTTTTCAAAGCTCCTGGACAGGGCCAACAAAAATAGTGATGTAACATCCCACTCGGATGTAGTAGTTTCAGTAACAGGGAAGACATTGTTAGATTGGTAAAAGTAGGCTAGTGTTCTTACTTTCCTCTGAGCTTGATAGCATCATCCCATCTATTCTCAGCCATGGCAGTAGTCACATCCTTAgtctgaggagacagagagagggggggggtgctCAGATATAGGTGAACACAttagaatggcacacatacaacaGTTGATGGGGCTTAGTTACTGATACTGACCACTTGGACACACTCCATGAGGGGCAGTCTGACAGCCTGGTTACCGGACAGACTGACCACACAGGCTGGGGTCTCTGGAGTGGCCTCCAACAGGGCCATCACAGCCTCCACACCCATCCTGCTGCCCTGGGGGAGAACACACACCAGGATTAGAGAGACACCACAGTCAGACACAATCACAACACACCGTcatcagagagacacacacacacaccaacagagcCTCCACACAAATCCTGTTGCAATGGGGATtgggaagaacacacacacacaaacaccattacacgcacacgcacacacaaacacatcacattacaccattacacagTCAGACATGCTTTTGCTCATacgcatagagagagagagagagagagagagagagagagagagagggagagagagagagggtgaaagagacaGGGTgaaatagagaagagagagagagagagagagacctaccagGATTCTGTCGAAGGCGGAGGGGGTACCGCCTCTTTGCACGTGTCCCAGGACAGTGGTACGGGTGTCAAAGCCCAAATTCTTCTCCACCAACTACAAATGTAAACACACAGAGAGCTGCTAGCAACTGACTGTTTAACCCTATTCAACCCATGGTAGACAACGCAGTAGAATATTAATGCTTTAACTCTGAGGTAATATTTGGGAAATGGGCTAAAAGTAACCTTGCCCACATAGAGTGAAATGGTTGGTGGACGAGACTACTCTAAAAGAGGTCTTAACAAACAAGCAAACAAAACCATTTGAACTGCTAGGTACAGTAATATGAGGGAGAGCTTGCTGACCTTCTTGATGTCTTCAGAGCCAATGGGTTTTCCATCTCTGCCCATAGCTCCCTCTGCCACAATGATCACATTCAGACGACATCCTCTGGCCCTTTGCTGTCAGAGACACAATACGTCAGTTTGGTGATTAGGTACCAAGGGTGGAAACAGATAACTGGAATGAAAGATTGTggtgtaatgtgttgtatttaaAAAGTACTTCAATATGGagaagaaaatagaaaataagaggtgaagaggagaagagtggaggagaagaagaagaggaggagaagaagagaagaagaagaagcgaagaagaggagaagaagaagaggagaaggggagaagaagaggagaagaagaagaggagaagaagaagaggagaagaagaagatgaggagaagaagaagaagaggagaagaagaagaggaggagaagaagagaagaagaagaagaggagaagaagaagaggaggagaagaagaggatgagaaaaaaagaagaagaagtgaagaagagtagagaagaagaggagagaagagaagaagagtagagaagaggagtagagaagaggagaataggagaagagaagACGAGAAGAGAATCCTGTCCAGAAGGCTAGTGTCAGTCAGTCTGTGATTGTAAACATACATCAGCCAGTCTTCTGCACAGATGCCCCTCCCATCCCTCATCTGGGGGCATCTCTGGGATGAACACCCAGTCAGCACCGCAGGCCAGAGCAGTCACCAGAGCCAGGTAGCCACAGTGTCTACCCATCACTTCCAGGATGAAGGTCCTCTGGTGACTGAGGAGAACAACAGAGGAAACCTCTTTGTTATAAACCAGGTGCCAAAGAGACAACAGAAACCGTGTGTGACAGCgatgacctctcctctcctcacctctgtgcGGTCGTGGTGATGGCATCCACCACCTCTATGATGCGGTGGAGGGCGGAGTCTGTCCCGATGGTCATGTCTGTGCCACAGAAGTCATTGTCGATAGAACCCACCATGCCTACTATGTTGAGGTGAGACGACGTCTTGGCCTCGTCATCACTGATCTTACCTGGAGACAGAGAAGTCCCACACTTCTGTCAGTTATATTCAACAGCAATTCCACGAATGTAAGGATCTGGGATCGCTCaaaatgttttattgtgaaaagAAATGACAAAGAATGCTGAAACTGCATCAGTGGTTAAGTAAATAAACCCTGTAT
It includes:
- the LOC115105631 gene encoding ATP-dependent 6-phosphofructokinase, muscle type-like gives rise to the protein MSHTSMDPTKMGIGRSVAVLTSGGDAQGMNAAVRATVRVGLYTGAKVYFVHEGYQGLVDGGDNIKLATWESVSMMLQLGGTVIGSARCMDFRAREGRMKAALNLVKLGITNLCVIGGDGSLTGANQFRTEWSTLLVDLVKAGKISDDEAKTSSHLNIVGMVGSIDNDFCGTDMTIGTDSALHRIIEVVDAITTTAQSHQRTFILEVMGRHCGYLALVTALACGADWVFIPEMPPDEGWEGHLCRRLADQRARGCRLNVIIVAEGAMGRDGKPIGSEDIKKLVEKNLGFDTRTTVLGHVQRGGTPSAFDRILGSRMGVEAVMALLEATPETPACVVSLSGNQAVRLPLMECVQVTKDVTTAMAENRWDDAIKLRGKSFENNWNTYKMLAHINPPDTKSNINVAIVNVGAPCAGMNAAVRSAVRIGIIQGHNMLAVHDGFEGLAHGNIVPITWTGVSGWTGKGGSELGTKRVLPSKYIEEISLTIAKFNIHSLVIIGGFEAFMGGLELVTAREKYEELCIPMVVIPATVSNNVPGSDFSIGADTALNTITSTCDRIKQSAAGTKRRVFIIETMGGYCGYLATMAGLAAGADAAYIYEDKFGIRDLEMNVEHLVQKMKTDVKRGLILRNEKCNANYTTDFIFALYSEEGKGVFDCRKNILGHMQQGGTPTPFDRNFGTKMGSKAVLWLTEKLKEMYRHGRIFANTPDSACVLGMRKRALTFQPLAELNEQTDFEHRIPKTSWWLKLRPIMKILAKYNISLDTSEHAHMEHVIKERVSMPAPLMKKHKEEVEEEEE